A genomic region of Gemmata massiliana contains the following coding sequences:
- a CDS encoding sigma-70 family RNA polymerase sigma factor, with amino-acid sequence MSEEQTTAAVQRYLNELAGDTPAEPVVRALLDRAVRRLHHLCAALLHRSYPRLTRPPLNLHADEMLGAVVERLLKALRQARPGTVRQFFALACQHMRWELNDLARRLDEQPPAPDVDHGIVPAPADSDSALTPVGRRIIAAIDALPDAEREAFDLVRIQGMTQVEAAAVLGVSAMTVGRRLNSGLQLLADALADLAPQGIDADAT; translated from the coding sequence GTGAGCGAGGAACAGACCACCGCCGCCGTTCAACGGTACCTGAACGAGCTGGCCGGCGATACCCCCGCCGAACCGGTGGTCCGGGCGCTGCTCGACCGGGCCGTGCGCCGGCTGCACCACCTGTGCGCCGCTCTGCTCCACCGCAGTTACCCGCGGCTCACGCGCCCGCCGCTGAACCTGCACGCCGACGAGATGCTCGGCGCGGTGGTCGAACGGCTCCTCAAGGCGCTCCGACAGGCGCGGCCGGGCACGGTCCGCCAGTTCTTCGCGCTGGCCTGCCAGCACATGCGGTGGGAGCTGAATGATTTGGCCCGCCGCTTAGATGAACAGCCGCCCGCGCCGGACGTGGATCACGGGATCGTGCCCGCGCCCGCCGACAGCGATTCGGCCCTCACGCCGGTCGGTCGGCGGATCATCGCGGCCATCGACGCCCTGCCCGATGCCGAGCGGGAGGCGTTCGACCTGGTGCGGATTCAGGGCATGACCCAGGTCGAGGCCGCGGCCGTCCTCGGCGTGTCGGCGATGACCGTCGGCCGGCGCCTGAACAGCGGGCTGCAACTGCTCGCGGACGCGCTCGCGGACCTGGCGCCCCAGGGAATCGACGCCGACGCGACGTAA
- a CDS encoding protein kinase domain-containing protein, translated as MSTDPRVRHILDQLLDSNATPEEACAPCPELLPEVRDRWQRVRRLRNDLDALFPPEGTEHATNDVALPHVPGHRVDCLLGRGGMGVVFRAWHYRLNRPVALKMMLAGAYAGPRERERFQREAEAVAGLRHPNVVQVHDAGDADGRPYFTMELVEGGCLAESLTGKPLSVDRSAELVGTLAAAVQVAHAAGVVHRDLKPANVLLTIDGTPKVGDFGLARRLSDETGLTNTGVALGTPSYMAPEQANGSIDAIGPPADVYALGAILSDLLPGRPPFRCETAVETVQQLLTHDPIPPSRLNPRVPRDLETICLKCLQKSPRLRYATAGELADDLGRFRRGEAITARPDGPVRRWVRRVRRRPLLTAAIAGVLVLTGALAGGTLWVASERATVARAVEEDLREMVSYRERSAWPEARVALGRAKARLGTRGPADLRGRIDRADADLALIAKLDAARMIASWSTAGVPNSAQADEAFEAAFREAGLWLPGDDLETVAARIAASDVSAALVNAIDGWADLTRDTARQDRLLRVTRLADPDPWRNQARDPAVWANKAALERAAAQIPKDEPRVPLFLLFAKRCGRAGIDPYPMLKQVHRTQPSDFWLNLRLGDYAYFGGRYAEAARFFQAAVVLRPDAAIAYNNLGLSLRMDRRVDEAIEYLKEACRIDPGAHPARINLAHALTASSQHAEAISHTRAVLRAEPDSAVLHALLARNLEGLKEDNEALAEHRRAAECDGRNLEVQRGLRNFFLRRGRTDEALAAWKQALALDPPGHDAWYGFAELCLYLNREDEYRSARRDLLARFANEKSPGIAERVSRTCLLRPADGDDLARATALATRAASIDRAKAGTSFAHYQFAQGLADFRQGRFDRAAATMRGDAAPVLGPAPKLILAMTLYRKGEVAEARKTLAAAVASHDWSPAAVRDQDGWIYHALRREAEALISADRPTKR; from the coding sequence GTGTCCACCGATCCCCGCGTGCGCCACATACTCGACCAACTGCTCGATTCCAACGCCACGCCGGAAGAGGCGTGCGCGCCGTGCCCCGAACTCCTGCCCGAAGTGCGGGACCGCTGGCAGCGCGTGCGGCGCCTCCGAAACGACCTCGACGCCCTGTTCCCGCCCGAGGGCACCGAGCACGCAACAAACGACGTGGCGCTCCCGCACGTGCCCGGCCACCGGGTGGATTGCCTGCTCGGGCGCGGGGGGATGGGGGTCGTGTTCCGAGCGTGGCACTACCGGCTGAACCGGCCGGTGGCACTGAAGATGATGCTGGCCGGGGCGTATGCCGGTCCGCGTGAACGGGAGCGGTTCCAGCGCGAAGCGGAAGCCGTAGCCGGGTTGCGGCACCCGAACGTGGTACAGGTCCACGACGCGGGCGACGCGGACGGGCGCCCGTACTTCACGATGGAACTGGTGGAGGGCGGGTGCCTCGCGGAATCACTGACCGGGAAGCCCCTTTCAGTAGACCGTTCGGCGGAACTGGTTGGAACACTGGCAGCGGCGGTGCAGGTCGCCCATGCTGCCGGGGTCGTTCACCGTGACCTCAAGCCGGCCAACGTGCTGCTCACCATCGACGGCACGCCCAAAGTGGGCGACTTCGGACTCGCACGCCGGCTCTCCGACGAAACCGGGCTGACCAACACCGGCGTCGCGCTCGGCACACCGAGCTACATGGCCCCGGAACAGGCCAACGGGTCGATAGACGCGATCGGCCCGCCGGCGGACGTGTACGCGCTCGGCGCGATCCTATCCGACCTGCTTCCCGGGCGCCCGCCGTTCCGCTGCGAGACCGCCGTCGAGACCGTTCAGCAGCTCCTCACGCACGATCCGATACCGCCCTCGCGTTTGAACCCGCGTGTGCCACGCGACCTGGAAACCATCTGCCTGAAGTGCCTCCAGAAGTCCCCGCGGCTGCGATACGCCACTGCAGGGGAACTGGCCGACGACCTCGGCCGGTTCCGGCGGGGAGAAGCGATCACCGCGCGGCCCGACGGTCCGGTGCGGCGCTGGGTGCGACGGGTTCGCAGACGGCCGCTTCTGACGGCTGCGATCGCCGGTGTGCTCGTACTGACGGGCGCCCTGGCTGGAGGTACGCTGTGGGTCGCATCCGAGCGGGCGACGGTCGCGCGCGCGGTGGAAGAAGACCTGCGCGAAATGGTGAGTTACCGGGAGCGATCGGCGTGGCCCGAAGCCCGTGTCGCGCTGGGCCGCGCAAAGGCCCGACTGGGCACACGCGGACCGGCCGACCTCCGCGGTCGCATCGACCGGGCGGACGCGGACCTGGCTCTCATCGCCAAGCTGGACGCCGCCCGGATGATCGCCAGTTGGAGCACCGCCGGGGTGCCCAATTCCGCCCAGGCCGATGAAGCGTTCGAGGCCGCGTTTCGGGAAGCCGGGCTCTGGCTGCCGGGCGACGATCTCGAAACGGTCGCCGCTCGAATCGCGGCGTCGGACGTCTCGGCGGCGCTGGTGAACGCGATCGACGGCTGGGCGGACCTCACGCGCGACACCGCCCGACAGGACCGGCTCCTCCGGGTTACGCGCCTCGCCGATCCGGACCCGTGGCGGAACCAGGCACGTGATCCCGCGGTGTGGGCAAACAAGGCGGCCCTCGAACGAGCGGCCGCGCAGATCCCGAAGGACGAACCGCGGGTACCGTTGTTCCTCCTGTTCGCCAAGCGGTGCGGCCGGGCCGGGATCGACCCGTACCCCATGCTCAAACAGGTTCACCGCACCCAACCGTCCGATTTCTGGCTGAACCTGCGGTTGGGGGATTACGCCTACTTCGGCGGGCGGTACGCAGAGGCCGCGCGGTTCTTTCAGGCCGCCGTCGTCCTCCGGCCGGACGCCGCGATCGCCTACAACAACCTCGGACTGTCACTCCGGATGGACCGCCGGGTCGACGAGGCGATCGAGTACCTGAAGGAGGCGTGCCGGATCGACCCGGGAGCGCACCCGGCGCGCATAAACCTGGCGCACGCACTTACCGCGTCCTCGCAGCACGCGGAGGCCATTAGCCACACCCGCGCGGTCCTCCGAGCCGAGCCGGACTCCGCCGTGCTGCACGCGCTGCTGGCCCGCAACCTGGAGGGGCTGAAGGAGGACAACGAGGCCCTGGCCGAGCACCGCCGGGCGGCGGAGTGCGACGGCCGGAACCTCGAGGTGCAACGGGGGTTGCGGAACTTCTTCCTGCGGCGCGGTCGCACCGATGAGGCGCTGGCGGCCTGGAAGCAGGCGCTCGCGCTCGACCCGCCGGGTCACGATGCGTGGTACGGGTTCGCCGAACTGTGCCTCTACCTCAACCGGGAAGACGAGTATCGCTCCGCACGCCGCGACCTGCTCGCCCGGTTCGCGAACGAGAAGTCACCGGGGATCGCCGAGCGGGTGAGCCGGACGTGTCTGCTCCGGCCCGCGGACGGGGACGACCTCGCGCGCGCGACCGCGCTCGCGACCCGCGCCGCGTCCATCGATCGTGCCAAAGCGGGCACCTCGTTCGCCCACTACCAGTTCGCACAGGGATTAGCCGACTTCCGCCAGGGCCGGTTCGACCGAGCCGCCGCGACGATGCGCGGAGATGCGGCGCCGGTGCTCGGACCGGCCCCGAAACTGATCCTCGCCATGACGCTGTACCGGAAAGGCGAGGTCGCGGAAGCCCGGAAGACACTCGCCGCGGCCGTCGCGAGCCACGACTGGTCCCCAGCCGCCGTCCGGGATCAGGACGGGTGGATCTACCACGCCCTCCGCCGCGAAGCCGAAGCGCTGATCTCGGCTGATCGACCGACGAAGCGGTGA
- a CDS encoding prenyltransferase/squalene oxidase repeat-containing protein: MRTCAFFAFLFIYFVGAREAAAQEVLPQIDRPTRTALDRGLQYLHSKQENDGSWDHSVETTAFVILATLSNGHGLHEGKYTREMQKAVRYLLACQNDDGLISDAGNTRTGMVAHSYAALALTQVQGMTPDANTQKAIRKAVKRIESAQTVDGTWRADSLGRGNIISLTFRQIIVLRAAKDNGLFVSDDHIKAAARHVKNRWDVRAGRYRYETSRWADGPQMKYGSTAAELGALLLGGEYEAKELTNAIPYLEQQSDRDYYFWQNLLFGSYLYHQVGGTTWEKYYNRVRTTLLENQHANGFWDWEKNDIAFATRNHQTAIALWVLSVPAEYLPIFQR, encoded by the coding sequence ATGAGAACGTGCGCGTTTTTCGCATTCCTTTTCATCTATTTCGTTGGGGCGCGTGAAGCGGCGGCTCAGGAAGTCTTGCCCCAAATCGATCGGCCGACCCGCACCGCGCTCGACCGGGGCCTGCAATACCTGCACAGCAAACAAGAGAACGACGGGTCTTGGGATCACAGCGTCGAAACCACGGCGTTCGTGATCCTGGCGACCCTTTCTAACGGCCACGGGTTGCACGAAGGCAAATACACGCGGGAAATGCAAAAGGCGGTCAGGTACCTGCTCGCTTGCCAAAACGACGACGGCTTGATCTCGGATGCCGGCAACACGCGCACCGGAATGGTGGCCCACAGCTATGCGGCCCTGGCACTGACACAAGTGCAGGGCATGACCCCCGACGCAAACACCCAGAAGGCGATTCGGAAAGCGGTCAAGCGCATCGAGAGCGCCCAGACCGTCGACGGCACCTGGCGCGCCGATAGTTTGGGACGAGGCAATATTATCTCCCTCACCTTCCGTCAGATCATTGTTCTGCGTGCCGCCAAAGACAACGGGTTGTTCGTGTCCGACGATCACATCAAGGCGGCCGCACGGCACGTGAAGAACCGGTGGGACGTTCGCGCCGGGCGCTACCGGTACGAAACCAGCCGGTGGGCCGACGGGCCACAAATGAAGTACGGCAGCACGGCCGCCGAACTCGGTGCGCTGCTCTTGGGCGGCGAGTACGAGGCGAAAGAGCTGACCAACGCGATCCCGTACCTGGAACAGCAATCCGACCGGGACTACTACTTTTGGCAGAACCTCCTGTTCGGTTCCTACCTCTATCACCAAGTCGGCGGAACGACCTGGGAGAAATACTACAACCGCGTCCGGACGACGCTTTTAGAAAACCAACACGCCAACGGTTTCTGGGACTGGGAAAAGAACGATATCGCGTTCGCCACGCGGAACCACCAAACCGCAATCGCCTTGTGGGTGCTTTCGGTTCCAGCGGAATACTTGCCGATATTCCAACGGTAG
- a CDS encoding TIGR02996 domain-containing protein has product MSTPDRHPDETAFLAAIAAAPDDATARLVFADWLEERSDPRAVWVRDADIWEWMKPDARDPVPGILKTLTALPRGIRYTIEREEIDWKRRDSAYATLFEMGTSAVNAVRKWIRDHPDQVPGNETQDFMRFFEPEQLQSVPVLQAKLKEQSWVDVWLAVVDLGFHKAAAAPSITALTEIETWERWFELKDSVDCVEWPVENAVCYTLGQIGPAALEVVPWLASNMWLYPESAAEALIQLRADPDLIVEHINTDEGDEVEAGIRSILELADDPVAFLIRNAQRHTGRVAYRSLWLLAEMGPKASAALPALQDFVDNRTEWDADIVRDAANRAIQAINSEN; this is encoded by the coding sequence ATGAGTACCCCCGACCGGCACCCCGATGAAACGGCGTTCCTCGCGGCCATCGCCGCCGCGCCGGACGACGCGACCGCGCGCCTGGTGTTCGCCGACTGGCTGGAAGAGCGGAGCGACCCGCGCGCGGTGTGGGTGCGGGACGCCGACATCTGGGAGTGGATGAAGCCCGATGCCCGCGACCCGGTGCCGGGGATTTTGAAAACGCTGACGGCGCTTCCTCGCGGTATCCGCTACACCATTGAACGCGAGGAGATCGACTGGAAGCGCCGTGATTCGGCGTATGCAACACTTTTTGAGATGGGAACCTCGGCCGTAAACGCAGTTCGCAAATGGATTCGGGACCACCCGGATCAGGTGCCGGGCAACGAGACTCAGGACTTCATGCGTTTCTTTGAACCGGAGCAATTGCAATCCGTGCCCGTGCTTCAGGCGAAATTGAAGGAGCAAAGTTGGGTAGACGTGTGGCTGGCGGTCGTTGACCTGGGCTTTCACAAAGCCGCCGCCGCACCCTCCATCACGGCACTCACCGAGATCGAGACGTGGGAACGATGGTTCGAGTTGAAGGATTCGGTGGATTGCGTTGAATGGCCCGTGGAGAACGCGGTTTGCTACACCCTCGGACAGATCGGCCCGGCTGCATTGGAGGTGGTGCCGTGGTTGGCATCGAACATGTGGCTTTACCCAGAATCTGCGGCTGAAGCTTTAATCCAATTGCGTGCCGACCCCGACCTGATCGTCGAGCACATCAACACCGATGAAGGCGACGAAGTAGAGGCGGGTATTCGCAGTATCCTCGAACTGGCCGATGATCCGGTAGCGTTTCTCATCCGCAACGCCCAACGGCACACCGGTCGTGTCGCCTACAGGTCGCTCTGGTTACTCGCCGAGATGGGACCGAAAGCATCCGCCGCGCTGCCTGCGCTCCAGGATTTCGTCGACAACCGAACCGAATGGGATGCGGACATCGTCCGCGACGCCGCGAACCGGGCGATTCAGGCGATCAACTCAGAGAACTGA
- a CDS encoding Gfo/Idh/MocA family protein encodes MDRRHFLRTSSAAALAAPAGGYFVAGAEPKPLRVGLVGTGWDGKCSLFRLLQVAPVEVVALCDVDKKMLAEAADLITARAKAPKKPRLHADYRELLKEKDCDVVMVETPDHWHALPAIAAMEAGADVWVQKPVSVDVLEGKAMLDAARKHKKVVQVVTQRRSTPHLADAKEKVIKEGKLGTVGHVEICCYYHMRSGDKPPVTKVPEFFDYEMWTGPAPLREYDAPFYKDLDANLPHRRWWRAFTEYGNGIVGDMCIHMLDMVRWMLDLGWPTRVSSTGGILVQKNAKSNISDTQSATFEFPSLTVTWQHRTWGSTPDPEYPWAAFIYGDKGTLKASVNKYEFFPQGSNRPTVTGTALFEEDKFPEDKTEKDLERHVASALRRHWQDFLKARESRGKPVADIEQGHISSASCILANLSQQLGRSITWNPEKHVCVGDDEATKLLKRPYRAPWKHPADAV; translated from the coding sequence ATGGACCGTCGCCACTTCCTCCGGACCTCGTCCGCCGCCGCGCTCGCCGCGCCCGCCGGCGGGTACTTCGTCGCGGGCGCCGAACCGAAGCCGCTCCGCGTCGGGCTCGTCGGCACCGGCTGGGACGGCAAGTGTTCGCTGTTCCGGCTGCTCCAGGTCGCGCCCGTCGAGGTCGTCGCGCTGTGCGACGTGGACAAGAAGATGCTCGCCGAGGCCGCCGACCTCATCACCGCGCGGGCCAAGGCCCCGAAGAAGCCGCGGCTCCACGCGGACTACCGGGAGCTGCTGAAGGAAAAGGACTGCGACGTGGTCATGGTCGAGACCCCGGACCACTGGCACGCGCTGCCGGCGATCGCCGCGATGGAGGCCGGGGCCGACGTCTGGGTACAGAAGCCGGTGAGCGTGGACGTGCTGGAGGGCAAGGCGATGCTCGACGCCGCCCGGAAGCACAAGAAGGTCGTGCAGGTGGTCACCCAACGGCGCAGCACCCCGCACCTCGCGGACGCGAAGGAGAAGGTCATCAAGGAGGGGAAGCTCGGCACCGTCGGGCACGTCGAGATCTGCTGCTACTACCACATGCGGAGCGGGGACAAGCCGCCCGTCACGAAGGTGCCCGAGTTCTTCGACTACGAGATGTGGACCGGCCCGGCCCCGCTGCGCGAGTACGACGCGCCGTTCTACAAGGATCTCGACGCGAACCTGCCGCACCGCCGCTGGTGGCGCGCGTTCACGGAGTACGGCAACGGGATCGTCGGGGACATGTGCATCCACATGCTGGACATGGTCCGGTGGATGCTGGACCTCGGCTGGCCCACGCGGGTGAGCAGTACCGGCGGCATCCTGGTCCAGAAGAACGCGAAGTCGAACATCAGCGACACCCAGAGCGCGACGTTCGAGTTCCCGTCACTCACCGTCACGTGGCAGCACCGCACTTGGGGAAGCACCCCGGACCCGGAGTACCCGTGGGCCGCGTTCATTTACGGGGATAAGGGGACGCTCAAGGCGAGCGTGAACAAGTACGAGTTCTTCCCGCAAGGCTCGAACCGCCCGACCGTCACCGGCACGGCCCTCTTCGAGGAGGACAAGTTCCCCGAGGACAAGACCGAGAAGGATCTCGAACGCCACGTCGCGTCGGCGCTACGGCGCCACTGGCAGGACTTCCTGAAGGCCCGGGAGAGCCGCGGAAAACCCGTCGCCGACATCGAGCAGGGGCACATCTCGTCGGCGAGCTGCATCCTGGCGAACCTGAGCCAGCAGCTCGGCCGGTCGATCACCTGGAACCCGGAAAAGCACGTCTGCGTCGGGGACGACGAGGCGACGAAACTCCTGAAGCGCCCGTACCGCGCCCCGTGGAAACACCCCGCCGACGCGGTGTGA
- a CDS encoding P-loop NTPase family protein, whose amino-acid sequence MSTGPVHKAIILRGPPGVGKSAVRDLLRAHLGKSVRYINLDAHWGKGEWRCAYPEFRYADLQLATEPVLVIELAWGEPDGLAFPGATRGANEWMGILKAAKREIFPFFLTAQWSDILKRLTDRHGHDGNHNVLAELGRASFYEHNHALFCYPEIPGITERTIDTTGKTAESVAEAIKKITGV is encoded by the coding sequence ATGAGCACCGGTCCCGTTCACAAGGCCATCATCCTCCGCGGCCCGCCCGGTGTGGGGAAGAGCGCGGTCCGCGACCTGCTCCGCGCCCACCTCGGGAAATCGGTGCGGTACATCAACCTCGACGCGCACTGGGGCAAGGGCGAGTGGCGGTGCGCGTACCCGGAGTTCCGGTACGCCGACCTCCAGCTCGCCACCGAGCCGGTCCTGGTGATCGAACTGGCGTGGGGCGAACCGGACGGGCTCGCGTTTCCCGGCGCCACCCGAGGGGCGAACGAGTGGATGGGCATTCTGAAGGCCGCCAAGCGCGAGATCTTCCCGTTCTTCCTGACGGCACAGTGGAGCGACATCCTCAAGCGGCTCACGGACCGGCACGGGCACGACGGGAACCACAACGTGCTCGCGGAACTCGGGCGCGCGAGCTTTTACGAGCACAACCACGCCCTGTTCTGCTACCCCGAAATTCCGGGAATTACAGAGCGGACAATCGACACGACGGGTAAAACGGCCGAGTCCGTCGCGGAGGCGATCAAGAAGATCACCGGGGTGTAG
- a CDS encoding carbonic anhydrase, whose product MQKLIQGIHRFRTEDFRPLQGLFEQLAKGQNPETLFITCSDSRIDPNLLTRSRPGDLFILRNAGNIVPSHGAASGGEAATIEFAVAGLGVRDIIICGHSHCGAMKGLLQPETVAALPAVTSWLSHAETTRRIVRDNYGHLEGERLVTATVEENVLVQLENLRTLPAVASRLVRGDLHLHGWVYKIETGEVFAYDTSSGQFVPLTQYQYQPSEAAARRRTSGAI is encoded by the coding sequence ATGCAAAAGCTGATTCAGGGCATCCACCGATTCCGAACCGAGGACTTCCGCCCGCTCCAGGGGCTGTTCGAGCAACTGGCAAAAGGGCAGAACCCGGAAACCCTGTTCATTACCTGTTCGGACTCGCGCATCGATCCCAACCTGCTCACCCGGTCCCGGCCGGGTGACCTGTTCATCCTCCGCAACGCCGGGAACATCGTCCCGTCCCACGGCGCGGCGAGCGGGGGCGAGGCCGCGACGATCGAGTTCGCCGTCGCCGGGCTCGGCGTCAGGGACATCATCATTTGTGGCCACTCGCACTGCGGGGCCATGAAGGGCCTGCTCCAGCCCGAAACGGTCGCGGCGCTTCCCGCCGTCACCTCGTGGCTGTCCCACGCCGAAACGACCCGCCGCATCGTCCGTGACAACTACGGGCACCTCGAAGGCGAGCGCCTGGTGACCGCGACCGTCGAAGAAAACGTCCTGGTCCAGTTAGAAAACCTGCGCACGCTCCCCGCGGTCGCTTCGCGCCTGGTCCGAGGTGACCTGCACCTGCACGGCTGGGTGTACAAGATCGAAACGGGTGAGGTCTTCGCCTACGACACGTCGAGCGGACAGTTCGTCCCGTTGACACAGTACCAGTACCAACCGAGCGAGGCCGCGGCCCGTCGTCGGACGTCGGGAGCCATCTAA
- a CDS encoding TIGR02996 domain-containing protein: MSTEDAFVHAILNDPDDDTARLVFADWLEEHDRESHAELIRVQCELARMPKQSREPKAKARRAQLAAREKELLRQPEFFPTWPEGLPKPWYDGSRPGSGAPKQKYERGFIAAVRVLDNELMAPGWARSPRHALLREGKILAVELQPDQGGFVSVDRYSARLDEPPPEWLQVPQVESQPAPGGVPHPSSLDTFELAGHFYEMADLARHPVLCRVTRLHLFEADLTDDNLGVLARSPLLTQLREIWLGDCTISLDAMRAVVASPSIKRLRELFMEPAHLAGARRGRGIGQLWELVASSPNMASLEHLWIDSLDNKVVGALIKSPYLKESLRICSSGYRGEAWQTRAATAGLSTASVKALRQRFLGTPF; encoded by the coding sequence ATGAGCACCGAAGATGCTTTCGTCCACGCCATCCTCAACGATCCCGATGACGACACCGCGCGCCTGGTCTTTGCCGACTGGCTGGAGGAACACGACCGGGAGTCGCACGCCGAACTGATCCGGGTTCAGTGCGAACTGGCCCGCATGCCGAAGCAAAGTCGGGAGCCCAAGGCGAAGGCGCGCCGGGCTCAACTGGCGGCGCGGGAAAAGGAACTGTTGCGCCAGCCCGAGTTCTTCCCGACGTGGCCGGAAGGGCTCCCGAAGCCGTGGTACGACGGCTCCAGACCGGGTTCAGGCGCCCCGAAGCAGAAGTACGAGCGCGGCTTCATCGCCGCCGTTCGGGTTCTCGACAACGAGCTCATGGCGCCGGGGTGGGCGCGGTCGCCGCGGCACGCGCTGCTCCGCGAGGGGAAGATTTTGGCGGTGGAATTGCAGCCCGATCAGGGCGGATTCGTGAGTGTCGATAGGTACTCGGCGCGGCTGGACGAACCGCCGCCCGAATGGTTACAGGTGCCGCAAGTGGAATCGCAACCCGCTCCGGGCGGGGTTCCGCACCCGTCGTCCCTCGACACTTTTGAACTGGCGGGCCATTTCTATGAGATGGCGGACCTGGCCCGGCACCCGGTCCTCTGCCGTGTCACGCGGCTCCACCTCTTCGAGGCGGACCTCACCGACGACAACCTGGGAGTCTTGGCGCGCTCGCCCCTGTTAACCCAATTGCGCGAGATCTGGCTCGGCGACTGTACGATCAGTCTCGATGCGATGCGGGCGGTGGTCGCGTCTCCCTCGATCAAGCGGCTCCGTGAGCTGTTCATGGAACCGGCGCACCTGGCGGGTGCTCGGCGCGGCCGTGGGATCGGGCAGCTCTGGGAGCTCGTTGCCTCATCCCCCAACATGGCGAGCCTGGAACACCTTTGGATCGACTCCCTCGACAACAAAGTGGTCGGGGCTCTGATCAAATCCCCGTACCTGAAGGAATCGCTCCGGATCTGTTCGTCGGGGTATCGCGGCGAAGCCTGGCAGACGCGGGCAGCGACTGCGGGATTGAGCACGGCCAGCGTGAAAGCACTGCGCCAGCGGTTCCTCGGGACGCCGTTCTAA